From a region of the Acanthochromis polyacanthus isolate Apoly-LR-REF ecotype Palm Island chromosome 3, KAUST_Apoly_ChrSc, whole genome shotgun sequence genome:
- the pold4 gene encoding DNA polymerase delta subunit 4, translating into MTTRRGLITDSFKVVKKARTAEKQEKTPSPPPPQDEDETETSREEELQKLRQFDLDWRFGPCTGISRLERWERAKLHDLNPPEEIRELLLQTCTDPEYSQSLWSEYPF; encoded by the exons ATGACAACCAGGCGTGGATTAATAACCGACTCGTTCAAGGTGGTGAAGAAAGCACGGACGGCTGAGAAGCAGGAGAAGACGCCGAGTCCTCCGCCTCCACAGGACG aggatgaaactgaaacgagcagagaggaggagctgcagaagcTCCGACAGTTCGACCTGGACTGGAGATTTGGGCCGTGCACAG GTATCAGCAGACTGGAGAGGTGGGAGAGAGCAAAGCTTCATGACCTAAACCCACCTGAGGAGAtcagagagctgctgctgcaaacGTGCACAGACCCTGAATACAGCCAGAG CCTGTGGAGTGAATATCCTTTCTGA